In a single window of the Necator americanus strain Aroian chromosome X, whole genome shotgun sequence genome:
- a CDS encoding hypothetical protein (NECATOR_CHRX.G25629.T2), with protein MECYVRISSQGKQLLTPSSLTIFAAQNPILPLTINGASGDFIDLTFSRVRHSSPRSSTSPSSYSSDCHFEEEADGILNTLTVCTPSSISGVISTGRNYFILDVKNATDFILLPQSLDSCELSTRFKREGKTNKSTLPGYYSEYNDGKWRYVELALVADYSVYAKYDKDEAKVMERLQTIAHHVNALYYPLNIRVTLVWVDIWKDGDKFEVATSGDRTLDRFLNYRKEIIKAHPNDNAHMLTDIRFEANVVGKAFKGTMCSYDYSGGVDVDHSDNPAVVAATVAHEMGHNFGMEHDVDYGTICSCPGNHCVMAPSTGTSPPSFWSDCSLRYLYSSFNRGVDLCLKNPPEKNVGGAKCGNGIVEPGEECDCGREQCSHSCCDGTTCRLTGNAECADGDCCDLLTCKPKPRATLCRSAVGICDLPEFCNGDTADCPADFFIQNGDVCPGRKDEYCYEGQCGSRPDQCVSIWGPTGKEGDRACYQQNTNGIIQGNCGFDVHTRQFTRCLADDIMCGRLQCGTQAERPVFGDPTTVTSAYTYVRVGTETHQCHVIKTTYIVGQKNKPDPGMVLDGAECGDHKICVNAKCKPLSEVSKTVSKCNDHCHYRGILLLSVKLSELNVLMLLCFLSGICNNVGNCHCENGFGGIACEIPGFGGSVNSNPSSTTRGITPSTVFLLLLAICSIAVVLVCFYYWFRKRRNLAGEFWEYTRKTLKLHGVLVPVRKAPPPPKRHMKRESLNAMWGDGGVTYSVNERPPTFMPPAIPLMKINAGNITPSTRSPDQLLPHVPVSANGTNSKPLFTRVPSTRPKEPPPVVPLRPLDSKLEELYKERGEEMGIKRDAANFPSRDLTTPPPEDPTVPMKKGFNRPIQAPPPPPPSQPKLVFNSDKPSRPAIPKKPPKVLSGLEGADVRALAAKFDCQRRAK; from the exons ATGGAATGTTATGTACGAATTTCTTCCCAAGGAAAGCAGTTGCTTACACCCTCATCACTAACTATATTTGCTGCACAAAATCCTATTCTTCCACTCACCATAAATGGAGCATCCGgggattttattgatttaacCTTCAGCCGTGTGAG GCACTCATCTCCTCGCTCAAGCACGTCGCCATCTTCTTAC TCGAGCGATTGTCATTTTGAAGAAGAGGCTGATGGTATCCTTAACACCCTCACTGTTTGCACTCCCTCTTCTATATCTGGCGTCATCTCCACGGGTCGGAACTACTTTATTCTTGACGTTAAAAACGCTACCGATTTTATTCTGTTACCGCAGTCACTGGATTCTTGTG AACTATCGACACGATTTAAACGAGAAGGGAAAACAAACAAGAGCACACTACCAGGATATTATTCCGAATACAACGATGGAAAATGGCGATATGTTGAGTTAGCGCTTGTTGCAGATTACTCTGTG TATGCTAAGTATGACAAAGACGAGGCGAAGGTCATGGAGCGCCTCCAAACAATTGCGCATCATGTTAACGCG CTCTACTATCCTTTGAACATACGTGTAACGTTAGTATGGGTGGATATATGGAAAGACGGCGATAAGTTCGAGGTTGCCACAAGTGGAGATCGCACTTTAGATCGTTTTCTTAATTACAGAAAGGAGATAATCAAGGCTCATCCCAATGACAACGCGCATATGTTAAC tgACATCCGTTTCGAAGCAAATGTTGTTGGCAAGGCGTTCAAAGGAACTATGTGTTCTTATGATTATTCTGGGGGTGTTGATGTG GATCACAGTGATAATCCAGCAGTTGTGGCTGCAACAGTAGCTCACGAGATGGGGCATAACTTTGGTATGGAACATGATGTGGACTATGGAACTATATGCAGTTGTCCAGGAAATCACTGTGTTATGGCGCCATCCACTGG GACATCACCTCCATCATTTTGGTCCGATTGCAGTCTTCGATATCTGTACAGCAGTTTCAATCGCGGTGTTGATCTTTGCTTGAAAAACCCTCCAGAGAAGAATGTTGGTGGAGCAAAATGTGGGAACGGAATAGTGGAACCAGGCGAG gaatgtGATTGTGGCCGAGAGCAATGTTCACACTCTTGTTGCGATGGCACGACGTGTCGTCTGACGGGAAATGCGGAATGTGCAGATGGAGACTGCTGCGATCTTCTCACATGCAAG CCGAAACCAAGGGCGACATTGTGTCGATCTGCTGTGGGTATTTGCGATTTGCCCGAGTTTTGCAACGGTGATACAGCGGATTGTCCTGCTGATTTCTTCATTCAAAATGGAGATGTTTGCCCAGGCAGAAAGGAC GAGTATTGCTACGAGGGTCAGTGTGGAAGCCGGCCAGATCAGTGTGTATCTATTTGGGGGCCAACTGGAAAGGAAGGTGATCGTGCCTGTTACCAACAAAACACCAATGGAATCATACAAGGCAACTGTGGTTTTGATGTACACACAAGGCAATTCACGCGTTGCTTGGCCGA TGACATCATGTGCGGTCGTCTTCAGTGCGGTACTCAGGCTGAACGTCCGGTATTCGGTGACCCTACAACTGTTACGTCTGCTTATACTTATGTGAGAGTCG GAACTGAGACTCACCAGTGTCATGTTATCAAAACTACTTACATTGTTGGACAGAAGAATAAACCGGATCCTGGGATGGTTCTTGATGGTGCCGAATGTGGTGATCATAAA ATATGTGTGAACGCAAAATGCAAGCCACTTAGTGAAGTATCCAAAACCGTATCTAAGTGTAATGATCATTGTCACTACAGAGGTATATTGTTGCTTTCTGTTAAATTGAGTGAATTGAATGTACTTATgttgctttgttttctttctggtaTCTGCAACAACGTTGGTAATTGCCACTGCGAAAACGGCTTTGGCGGAATTGCGTGTGAAATTCCTGGCTTTGGAGGATCCGTTAATAGTAATCCTTCAAGTACTACCAGGGg GATAACACCCTCGactgttttcttgttgcttTTGGCAATATGCTCGATAGCTGTGGTCTTGGTGTGCTTTTACTATTGGtttagaaagagaaggaaTCTTGCCGGAGA GTTTTGGGAATATACGAGGAAGACCTTGAAATTACATGGAGTGCTCGTACCTGTTCGCAAAGCACCACCGCCACCGAAGAGACATATGAAGAG gGAAAGTTTAAATGCTATGTGGGGCGATGGTGGTGTGACATATTCTGTAAACGAGCGGCCTCCAACATTTATGCCTCCCGCAATTCCGCTGATGAAAATTAATGCTGGAAATATCACCCCTAGTACGAGGAGTCCAGATCAACTACTTCCGCACGTCCCGGTCTCAGCTAACGGTACAAACAGCAAA CCTCTCTTCACCAGGGTGCCGTCTACACGACCTAAGGAACCACCACCTGTTGTGCCGTTACGTCCACTTGACTCTAAATTGGAGGAATTGTACAAGGAGCGAGGAGAGGAAATGGGCATTAAGAG AGATGCAGCCAATTTTCCTTCTCGTGATTTGACTACTCCACCACCGGAAGACCCAACTGTACCAATGAAGAAAGGTTTTAACCGTCCGATTCAAGCTCCACCTCCTCCACCTCCATCGCAGCCG AAACTGGTTTTCAATTCGGACAAACCATCACGTCCAGCAATACCGAAGAAGCCACCGAAAGTACTGAGTGGATTAGAAGGCGCCGATGTTCGTGCACTTGCAGCCAAATTCGACTGTCAGCGCCGCGCAAAATAA
- a CDS encoding hypothetical protein (NECATOR_CHRX.G25629.T1), which produces MECYVRISSQGKQLLTPSSLTIFAAQNPILPLTINGASGDFIDLTFSRVRHSSPRSSTSPSSYSSDCHFEEEADGILNTLTVCTPSSISGVISTGRNYFILDVKNATDFILLPQSLDSCELSTRFKREGKTNKSTLPGYYSEYNDGKWRYVELALVADYSVYAKYDKDEAKVMERLQTIAHHVNALYYPLNIRVTLVWVDIWKDGDKFEVATSGDRTLDRFLNYRKEIIKAHPNDNAHMLTDIRFEANVVGKAFKGTMCSYDYSGGVDVDHSDNPAVVAATVAHEMGHNFGMEHDVDYGTICSCPGNHCVMAPSTGTSPPSFWSDCSLRYLYSSFNRGVDLCLKNPPEKNVGGAKCGNGIVEPGEECDCGREQCSHSCCDGTTCRLTGNAECADGDCCDLLTCKPKPRATLCRSAVGICDLPEFCNGDTADCPADFFIQNGDVCPGRKDEYCYEGQCGSRPDQCVSIWGPTGKEGDRACYQQNTNGIIQGNCGFDVHTRQFTRCLADDIMCGRLQCGTQAERPVFGDPTTVTSAYTYVRVGTETHQCHVIKTTYIVGQKNKPDPGMVLDGAECGDHKICVNAKCKPLSEVSKTVSKCNDHCHYRGSVNSNPSSTTRGITPSTVFLLLLAICSIAVVLVCFYYWFRKRRNLAGEFWEYTRKTLKLHGVLVPVRKAPPPPKRHMKRESLNAMWGDGGVTYSVNERPPTFMPPAIPLMKINAGNITPSTRSPDQLLPHVPVSANGTNSKPLFTRVPSTRPKEPPPVVPLRPLDSKLEELYKERGEEMGIKRDAANFPSRDLTTPPPEDPTVPMKKGFNRPIQAPPPPPPSQPKLVFNSDKPSRPAIPKKPPKVLSGLEGADVRALAAKFDCQRRAK; this is translated from the exons ATGGAATGTTATGTACGAATTTCTTCCCAAGGAAAGCAGTTGCTTACACCCTCATCACTAACTATATTTGCTGCACAAAATCCTATTCTTCCACTCACCATAAATGGAGCATCCGgggattttattgatttaacCTTCAGCCGTGTGAG GCACTCATCTCCTCGCTCAAGCACGTCGCCATCTTCTTAC TCGAGCGATTGTCATTTTGAAGAAGAGGCTGATGGTATCCTTAACACCCTCACTGTTTGCACTCCCTCTTCTATATCTGGCGTCATCTCCACGGGTCGGAACTACTTTATTCTTGACGTTAAAAACGCTACCGATTTTATTCTGTTACCGCAGTCACTGGATTCTTGTG AACTATCGACACGATTTAAACGAGAAGGGAAAACAAACAAGAGCACACTACCAGGATATTATTCCGAATACAACGATGGAAAATGGCGATATGTTGAGTTAGCGCTTGTTGCAGATTACTCTGTG TATGCTAAGTATGACAAAGACGAGGCGAAGGTCATGGAGCGCCTCCAAACAATTGCGCATCATGTTAACGCG CTCTACTATCCTTTGAACATACGTGTAACGTTAGTATGGGTGGATATATGGAAAGACGGCGATAAGTTCGAGGTTGCCACAAGTGGAGATCGCACTTTAGATCGTTTTCTTAATTACAGAAAGGAGATAATCAAGGCTCATCCCAATGACAACGCGCATATGTTAAC tgACATCCGTTTCGAAGCAAATGTTGTTGGCAAGGCGTTCAAAGGAACTATGTGTTCTTATGATTATTCTGGGGGTGTTGATGTG GATCACAGTGATAATCCAGCAGTTGTGGCTGCAACAGTAGCTCACGAGATGGGGCATAACTTTGGTATGGAACATGATGTGGACTATGGAACTATATGCAGTTGTCCAGGAAATCACTGTGTTATGGCGCCATCCACTGG GACATCACCTCCATCATTTTGGTCCGATTGCAGTCTTCGATATCTGTACAGCAGTTTCAATCGCGGTGTTGATCTTTGCTTGAAAAACCCTCCAGAGAAGAATGTTGGTGGAGCAAAATGTGGGAACGGAATAGTGGAACCAGGCGAG gaatgtGATTGTGGCCGAGAGCAATGTTCACACTCTTGTTGCGATGGCACGACGTGTCGTCTGACGGGAAATGCGGAATGTGCAGATGGAGACTGCTGCGATCTTCTCACATGCAAG CCGAAACCAAGGGCGACATTGTGTCGATCTGCTGTGGGTATTTGCGATTTGCCCGAGTTTTGCAACGGTGATACAGCGGATTGTCCTGCTGATTTCTTCATTCAAAATGGAGATGTTTGCCCAGGCAGAAAGGAC GAGTATTGCTACGAGGGTCAGTGTGGAAGCCGGCCAGATCAGTGTGTATCTATTTGGGGGCCAACTGGAAAGGAAGGTGATCGTGCCTGTTACCAACAAAACACCAATGGAATCATACAAGGCAACTGTGGTTTTGATGTACACACAAGGCAATTCACGCGTTGCTTGGCCGA TGACATCATGTGCGGTCGTCTTCAGTGCGGTACTCAGGCTGAACGTCCGGTATTCGGTGACCCTACAACTGTTACGTCTGCTTATACTTATGTGAGAGTCG GAACTGAGACTCACCAGTGTCATGTTATCAAAACTACTTACATTGTTGGACAGAAGAATAAACCGGATCCTGGGATGGTTCTTGATGGTGCCGAATGTGGTGATCATAAA ATATGTGTGAACGCAAAATGCAAGCCACTTAGTGAAGTATCCAAAACCGTATCTAAGTGTAATGATCATTGTCACTACAGAG GATCCGTTAATAGTAATCCTTCAAGTACTACCAGGGg GATAACACCCTCGactgttttcttgttgcttTTGGCAATATGCTCGATAGCTGTGGTCTTGGTGTGCTTTTACTATTGGtttagaaagagaaggaaTCTTGCCGGAGA GTTTTGGGAATATACGAGGAAGACCTTGAAATTACATGGAGTGCTCGTACCTGTTCGCAAAGCACCACCGCCACCGAAGAGACATATGAAGAG gGAAAGTTTAAATGCTATGTGGGGCGATGGTGGTGTGACATATTCTGTAAACGAGCGGCCTCCAACATTTATGCCTCCCGCAATTCCGCTGATGAAAATTAATGCTGGAAATATCACCCCTAGTACGAGGAGTCCAGATCAACTACTTCCGCACGTCCCGGTCTCAGCTAACGGTACAAACAGCAAA CCTCTCTTCACCAGGGTGCCGTCTACACGACCTAAGGAACCACCACCTGTTGTGCCGTTACGTCCACTTGACTCTAAATTGGAGGAATTGTACAAGGAGCGAGGAGAGGAAATGGGCATTAAGAG AGATGCAGCCAATTTTCCTTCTCGTGATTTGACTACTCCACCACCGGAAGACCCAACTGTACCAATGAAGAAAGGTTTTAACCGTCCGATTCAAGCTCCACCTCCTCCACCTCCATCGCAGCCG AAACTGGTTTTCAATTCGGACAAACCATCACGTCCAGCAATACCGAAGAAGCCACCGAAAGTACTGAGTGGATTAGAAGGCGCCGATGTTCGTGCACTTGCAGCCAAATTCGACTGTCAGCGCCGCGCAAAATAA
- a CDS encoding hypothetical protein (NECATOR_CHRX.G25630.T1) codes for MAEHIRAEASRPGLLFVDRVYSCEVSEPAEDSSNGSGILFQCAIDVVDCIGEGEWGFIEDDGSKLLS; via the coding sequence ATGGCGGAGCATATCAGAGCGGAAGCGTCCCGACCAGGACTTCTCTTCGTAGATCGTGTCTACTCGTGCGAAGTGAGCGAACCAGCGGAGGACAGTTCTAATGGTAGTGGCATCCTTTTCCAATGCGCTATTGATGTCGTGGACTGCATAGGGGAAGGAGAGTGGGGATTCATAGAGGATGATGGTTCGAAGCTGCTCTCGTGA
- a CDS encoding hypothetical protein (NECATOR_CHRX.G25631.T1), with the protein MPLCLTFIDLKKAFDSFETEAVMEALDKQGILTQYIKTLREFYSEEKIQQVDTISPKIFTLENAMRKLEWDDMGVKHLSSGTNVNEFDETCGGIGLQLNLRKMGNGWVSNAPSTINGTNISECISYVYLGRKLNMMNDLTPELGKRKRAAYRVYKIIEEIVRKTKNTCLRAHPFSTTVLPALTYGSEN; encoded by the exons ATGCCGCtttgtctcaccttcatcgacttgaagaaggccttcgactcattTGAGACGGAAGcagtcatggaagccttggacaagcAAGGCATCCtcactcagtacataaagacACTTAGGGAGTTTTACA gTGAAGAGAAAATCCAACAGgttgatacaatctcacctaaaatattcaccctcgagaacgcaatgcgaaagcttgaatgggacgacatgggagtgaag cacctatcaagcggaacgaatgtgAACGAATTCGATGAAACATGTGGtggcatcggtcttcagctgaatctgcgaAAGATGggtaacggatgggtctcgaaTGCCCCATCCACgatcaacggaacgaacatatccgaatgcatcagctacgtttatctgggtcggaaattgaacatgatgaacgatctGACTCCCGAACTGGGCAAGAGAAAACGAGCAGCTTATAGAGTTTATAAGATCATCGAAGAAATAGTGaggaagaccaagaacacttGTCTCCGTGCTCATCCCTTCagcaccaccgtacttcctgctttgacctatggtTCGGAAAACTGA
- a CDS encoding hypothetical protein (NECATOR_CHRX.G25631.T2) — MEKIIHDFYSYLFDSYVHSPSERIEKVLDEGQPCEQAGFRKGFSTIDHIHTVSKLIELSREDKMPLCLTFIDLKKAFDSFETEAVMEALDKQGILTQYIKTLREFYSEEKIQQVDTISPKIFTLENAMRKLEWDDMGVKHLSSGTNVNEFDETCGGIGLQLNLRKMGNGWVSNAPSTINGTNISECISYVYLGRKLNMMNDLTPELGKRKRAAYRVYKIIEEIVRKTKNTCLRAHPFSTTVLPALTYGSEN; from the exons atggagaaaatcatccacgacttctactcttaTCTCTTCGACAGCTATGTTCACTCACCATCTGAGAG gattgaaaaagtcttggatgaaggacagccatgcgagcaagcagggtttcgaaaaggattcagcactattgaccacattcacactgtttcgaaactcatagAGTTATCACGAGAGGACAAGATGCCGCtttgtctcaccttcatcgacttgaagaaggccttcgactcattTGAGACGGAAGcagtcatggaagccttggacaagcAAGGCATCCtcactcagtacataaagacACTTAGGGAGTTTTACA gTGAAGAGAAAATCCAACAGgttgatacaatctcacctaaaatattcaccctcgagaacgcaatgcgaaagcttgaatgggacgacatgggagtgaag cacctatcaagcggaacgaatgtgAACGAATTCGATGAAACATGTGGtggcatcggtcttcagctgaatctgcgaAAGATGggtaacggatgggtctcgaaTGCCCCATCCACgatcaacggaacgaacatatccgaatgcatcagctacgtttatctgggtcggaaattgaacatgatgaacgatctGACTCCCGAACTGGGCAAGAGAAAACGAGCAGCTTATAGAGTTTATAAGATCATCGAAGAAATAGTGaggaagaccaagaacacttGTCTCCGTGCTCATCCCTTCagcaccaccgtacttcctgctttgacctatggtTCGGAAAACTGA